The following nucleotide sequence is from Prosthecobacter sp..
CATGCCGAGTTCGGCGAACTCGACGACTTCGACCTTCTTGATGTTCTCTTTGGCGAGGATGGCCGCAGGGCCACCGATGCTGCCGAGGTAGAAGCCGCCGTGCTTCTTGCAGGCGTCGGTGACCTGCTGGCCGCGATTTCCCTTGGCGATCATGATCATGCTGCCGCCGTGGCTTTGGAAGAGATCGACGTAGCTGTCCATGCGGCCTGCCGTGGTGGGGCCGAAGCTGCCGCTGGGCATGCCGGCGGGCGTTTTGGCGGGGCCGGCGTAATAGACGGGGTGGTTCTTGAAGTAATCGGGCAGCGGCTTGCCGGCATCGAGCATCTCCTTGAGCTTCGCGTGCGCGATGTCGCGGGCGACGATGATGGGGCCGTTGATGAGGAGGCGCGTGGTAGTGGGATACTTGCTCAGCTCGGCGCGGATCTCGGCCATGGGGCGGTTCGTATCGATGCGCACGGCGTTGGTGTCTTTGCGGTGGCGCAGCTCCTCAGGAATGTATTGCAGCGGGTTGGTTTCGAGTTTCTCGATGAAGACTCCGTCACGCGTGATCTTGCCCTTGGCCTGACGGTCGGCGGAGCAGGAAACGCCGATGCCGATGGGCAACGAGGCACCATGACGTGGCAGGCGGATGACGCGCACATCGAGCGCGAAGTATTTTCCGCCGAACTGGGCTCCGATGCCGCACTCGCGGGCGGCTTGGAGCATTTGCGCTTCGAGTTCGACATCGCGGAAGGCGCGACCGTGCTCGTTGCCGGTCGTTGGGAGGCCGTCGTAATATTTTGTGGAGGCGAGTTTGACGTGTTTCATCGTTGATTCAGCCGAGGTGCCGCCGATGACGAAAGTCAGGTGATACGGCGGGCACGCGGCGGTGCCGAGCGACACCATTTTTTCGCTCAAGAACTTCACGATGCCCTTCGGATTCAGCACAGCACGGGTCTCTTGATACAAGTAAGCCTTGTTGGCCGAACCGCCACCTTTGGCGATGAAGAGGAACTTGTACGCATCGCCATCGGT
It contains:
- a CDS encoding fumarate hydratase, which codes for MPTPPFHYQELLELGTDDTEYRQLTKEHVRVEKIGDKEMLFVDPEALTLLANQAFHDINFFLRPKHLKQVAAILDDPEASENDRMVALTMLKNADVASAGLLPFCQDTGTAIIMGKKGQQVWTGGGDEAALSKGVYLAYTENNLRYSQNAALDMFTEKNTGTNLPAQLDLYATDGDAYKFLFIAKGGGSANKAYLYQETRAVLNPKGIVKFLSEKMVSLGTAACPPYHLTFVIGGTSAESTMKHVKLASTKYYDGLPTTGNEHGRAFRDVELEAQMLQAARECGIGAQFGGKYFALDVRVIRLPRHGASLPIGIGVSCSADRQAKGKITRDGVFIEKLETNPLQYIPEELRHRKDTNAVRIDTNRPMAEIRAELSKYPTTTRLLINGPIIVARDIAHAKLKEMLDAGKPLPDYFKNHPVYYAGPAKTPAGMPSGSFGPTTAGRMDSYVDLFQSHGGSMIMIAKGNRGQQVTDACKKHGGFYLGSIGGPAAILAKENIKKVEVVEFAELGMEAIWKIEVEDFPAFILIDDKGNDFFQTVGPGCSVKH